ACTTTAAAACAAAATTGAAGGAGTTCTACCATGGAAGAAAACACAACACCCGTGGCGACGGAAGCAACGCCCGCCGCAACCAAGAAAAAGGAAAGCTATTTCAGCTCGACTATGATCGCGTTCATAGCGATGTTCGCAACGCTCGCGGGCGTGCTGTATATACTTAACTTTTCCATTCCGTTCGCGTTCCCGAGCTTTCTCGAATTCAAGCTGTCCGACGTGCCTATCCTTATAGGCGCGTTCGCGCTCGGTCCCGCGCCCGCCGCGATAATAGTAGTTATCGAAATACTGATAAAGCTTGTTATAAAGGGCACGTCTACCATGTTCGTCGGCGAGCTGAGCGACCTCGTGACCTCGTGCGTATTCGCCGTGACGGCGGGGCTTATTTACAGCAAGCACCGCTCGTTCAAGGGCGCGCTCGTCGGCATGGCGATAGGCACGCTGTTGGAAGTGGTCGTTGCGATACTGTTCAACTGGCTGGTGCTCGTACCGTTCTATCTTCAAGTGTTTTTCGGCGGGAACTGGCAGCCGCTTATCGGCATGATGACCCCGCTATTCCCGTCGTGCACGCA
The window above is part of the Clostridiales bacterium genome. Proteins encoded here:
- a CDS encoding ECF transporter S component — encoded protein: MEENTTPVATEATPAATKKKESYFSSTMIAFIAMFATLAGVLYILNFSIPFAFPSFLEFKLSDVPILIGAFALGPAPAAIIVVIEILIKLVIKGTSTMFVGELSDLVTSCVFAVTAGLIYSKHRSFKGALVGMAIGTLLEVVVAILFNWLVLVPFYLQVFFGGNWQPLIGMMTPLFPSCTQETFYVFYLWVSVLPFNLLRCLIASLITLLVYKRISRLISRVNRKLYPTPHVSDNDGETDAPARRKLGKADIIIICVASALFALLVLFALLRYFVF